From Zerene cesonia ecotype Mississippi unplaced genomic scaffold, Zerene_cesonia_1.1 Zces_u010, whole genome shotgun sequence, a single genomic window includes:
- the LOC119839234 gene encoding protein toll-like isoform X2 has protein sequence MNQWVLLALLVASSRGDTDLLDQIYDSNAYKWVGEGVTSGCQATELVAKVEVSCALQGGRITFTADSEGQELQVMCEDSTYVCDEIQQARPYIANGTYVRQTVKRRAVRRVTFDSCQPPAPLSCALALIAGSDVQHVTFKYLNVNLTAAHFDGLQSVQSVVVMNAAPNVTVPYTALTSLKSLRYLKFTGGVSTPSGGTALQSLKKLELADSVVPLLERSLFSGSPDLVVLSLWGDTVGEIAGDAFWDLPLLQNVSLNSNGLTSLPPTLFSNSSHITYLDLYNNDFNVIQTDTFQGLKEIKEIRLYGNRVPLRLEDSVFANLPTLTNLVLHENDIANLPPNIFSNSTNIQTLNLSHNKLATLHPIFAGVNLITLDLSHNLLQVLPADVFRDQTKLKTLDISHNNLTVLPDELFLTLSSLNVLRVVDNKLGHLDGGTFAGLSNLNELYLDRNNLHTLHRNTFNLIPDLHVLSLSHNFLSFSSPTYPGYSSLETNSPFSNLKELIKLDLNHNMIDSIWDDWRNLVNLKVLDLSYNRIAELTDIDLNILGPTTVDLRYNNITTIRIIGMIYMTNADASSNSIEIQLDHNPYNCDCSLYTLLEFMKRNPSAYGIAFGDAQCVTPPDLSGNKLSKLSPDQLVCQSAPCPAGCTCLARPASLTFEVYCNKSPHNLTELLPNELPDGLTSAELFLKSPVDLTSMPSYVKLVNLTGTHLADPPQLKAPTTIDLRDNNLTSAPIELLQNNCSLYLAKNPFKCDCSYKNSLEVLRDYRANILDYSLITCDNLEVISSKNIDSVCVLHYAILAISALALLTVLSISTILCYYKNRVFVRILLRKLGFTIADVLPDDIKYDAFVSFAHQDENIVTNRLLPNLEGRKKLKLCIHTRDWLGGDWIPEQIARSVDQSRCTIIVLSKHFIDSIWASFEFRTAHTKGRIVILVVDDVYLTPNLDSDLKAYITLNTYIKLDDPLVWERLNDAILVHGRGNKTLKEVKDKIAPVLLNVRLNKDGKLVNTAPGVLG, from the exons ATGAATCAGTGGGTGCTACTGGCTCTGCTGGTAGCCAGCAGCCGAGGGGACACCGACCTTCT CGATCAAATATACGATTCAAACGCTTACAAATGGGTGGGGGAGGGGGTGACCTCCGGTTGCCAAGCAACCGAATTGGTAGCGAAGGTGGAGGTGTCGTGCGCCCTCCAGGGGGGCAGGATCACCTTCACTGCGGACAGCGAGGGGCAGGAACTGCAGGTTATGTGTGAG GACTCGACATACGTCTGCGATGAAATACAACAAGCGCGCCCCTATATAGCGAACGGCACCTACGTCCGTCAGACTGTCAAACGCCGCGCCGTCAGACGCGTCACGTTTGACAGCTGTCAGCCGCCGGCGCCGCTGTCATGCGCGCTCGCGCTGATCGCCGGGAGTGACGTACAGCACGTGACCTTCAAGTATTTAAACGTCAATCTGACAGCGGCGCACTTTGACGGCCTGCAGAGTGTGCAGTCTGTGGTCGTTATGAACGCGG CGCCAAACGTAACAGTACCGTACACAGCTCTAACATCGCTTAAATCGCTGCGATACTTGAAGTTCACGGGCGGTGTGTCCACACCCAGCGGTGGGACTGCGCTTCAATCGCTGAAGAAACTAGAGTTAGCAGATTCCGTTGTGCCTCTGCTGGAGAGAAGTCTGTTCAGTGGTTCACCCGACCTGGTGGTACTGTCGCTGTGGGGGGACACTGTGGGGGAGATCGCGGGGGACGCATTTTGGG ATCTCCCTCTCCTGCAGAACGTGAGCCTGAACTCCAACGGGCTAACATCCCTTCCCCCGACGCTCTTCTCAAATTCCTCCCACATCACCTACTTGGATCTGTATAATAATGACTTCAATGTGATACAGACAGACACATTTCAAGGACTGAAGGAGATAAAAGAG ATACGACTCTACGGTAACAGAGTACCGCTTCGTTTGGAAGATTCCGTTTTCGCCAACCTGCCAACACTGACCAACCTCGTATTACACGAGAACGACATCGCCAACCTGCCGCCCAATATCTTCTCGAACagcacaaacatacaaacactcAACCTCTCGCACAACAAACTGGCAACACTACACCCCATATTCGCTGGCGTCAACTTAATCACCCTGGACTTGAGCCACAACTTGTTGCAAGTGTTGCCAGCCGACGTGTTCCGCGATCAGACTAAGTTAAAGACGTTGGACATCAGCCACAATAACTTGACAGTGTTGCCTGATGAATTATTCCTAACTTTGAGTTCCTTGAACGTTTTGAGGGTAGTTGACAATAAGTTGGGACATTTGGATGG AGGAACGTTTGCCGGTCTGTCTAACTTAAATGAGTTGTACTTAGATCGCAATAACTTGCACACTTTGCATAGAAACACTTTCAACTTGATCCCGGACTTGCAT GTTCTATCCCTCTCCCACAATTTCCTCTCCTTCTCCTCCCCTACCTATCCAGGTTATTCTAGCTTGGAAACCAATTCTCCCTTCTCCAACCTGAAGGAGCTTATCAAGCTAGACCTGAACCATAATATGATAGACAGCATCTGGGACGATTGGAGGAACCTGGTCAACCTGAAGGTGCTGGATCTGTCCTACAACAGGATCGCTGAGTTGACT GACATCGATCTAAACATCCTGGGACCCACCACGGTGGACCTGCGTTACAACAACATAACAACTATCCGGATTATCGGAATGATATATATGACCAACGCGGACGCATCTTCCAACTCTATAGAGATCCAGTTGGACCACAATCCGTACAACTGCGACTGTTCGCTTTACACCCTGCTCGAGTTCATGAAACGCAATCCGAGCGCGTACGGCATCGCCTTCGGTGACGCGCAGTGTGTCACCCCGCCGGACTTATCGGGCAACAAGTTGAGCAAATTGTCGCCGGATCAGTTGGTCTGCCAGTCCGCGCCCTGCCCGGCGGGCTGCACTTGCCTCGCGCGCCCGGCGTCGCTCACTTTCGAGGTGTACTGCAACAAATCGCCGCACAACTTGACCGAGCTGTTGCCCAATGAGTTGCCCGACGGGTTGACGTCTGCCGAACTGTTCCTAAAGAGCCCCGTGGACCTAACTTCGATGCCCAGCTACGTTAAGCTTGTGAACTTAACCGGCACGCACTTGGCTGACCCGCCTCAACTTAAAGCACCGACTACGATAGACTTACGCGACAATAACTTGACGAGCGCACCAATAGAATTGCTTCAAAACAACTGCTCGCTATACTTAGCAAAAAATCCTTTCAAATGCGATTGCTCCTACAAAAACAGCTTAGAAGTGTTGAGAGATTATAGAGCGAACATTCTAGATTATTCTCTCATAACTTGCGATAATCTGGAAGTCATATCGTCTAAAAACATAGACTCCGTGTGCGTTCTGCACTACGCCATTTTAGCGATATCCGCGCTGGCCCTCCTCACGGTGCTGTCCATATCCACCATTTTGTGCTATTACAAAAACCGCGTTTTCGTCAGAATCCTCCTCCGGAAACTGGGCTTCACCATCGCTGACGTCCTTCCGGATGATATAAAATACGACGCATTTGTAAGTTTCGCGCACCAGGATGAGAATATCGTGACCAACAGACTTCTGCCCAATTTGGAGGGTAGGAAGAAATTGAAGTTATGCATACACACGCGCGACTGGCTGGGCGGCGACTGGATACCGGAGCAAATCGCTCGATCCGTCGACCAATCGCGATGCACTATTATAGTCCTCTCTAAACACTTTATCGACTCGATATGGGCTAGCTTTGAATTTAGGACAGCGCACACTAAAGGCAGAATCGTTATCCTGGTAGTTGATGACGTGTACCTAACGCCTAACCTCGATAGTGACCTTAAGGCGTATATTACTCTGAACACTTACATCAAATTAGACGACCCATTGGTATGGGAGAGGTTGAACGACGCTATTTTAGTGCATGGGCGTGGAAATAAAACTTTGAAGGAAGTGAAAGATAAGATAGCGCCGGTTCTGTTGAATGTTAGGCTGAATAAAGATGGGAAGTTGGTTAACACGGCGCCCGGGGTTTTGGGGTAG
- the LOC119839234 gene encoding protein toll-like isoform X1 produces the protein MTSGCDDTIKYCDGALLLSMNQWVLLALLVASSRGDTDLLDQIYDSNAYKWVGEGVTSGCQATELVAKVEVSCALQGGRITFTADSEGQELQVMCEDSTYVCDEIQQARPYIANGTYVRQTVKRRAVRRVTFDSCQPPAPLSCALALIAGSDVQHVTFKYLNVNLTAAHFDGLQSVQSVVVMNAAPNVTVPYTALTSLKSLRYLKFTGGVSTPSGGTALQSLKKLELADSVVPLLERSLFSGSPDLVVLSLWGDTVGEIAGDAFWDLPLLQNVSLNSNGLTSLPPTLFSNSSHITYLDLYNNDFNVIQTDTFQGLKEIKEIRLYGNRVPLRLEDSVFANLPTLTNLVLHENDIANLPPNIFSNSTNIQTLNLSHNKLATLHPIFAGVNLITLDLSHNLLQVLPADVFRDQTKLKTLDISHNNLTVLPDELFLTLSSLNVLRVVDNKLGHLDGGTFAGLSNLNELYLDRNNLHTLHRNTFNLIPDLHVLSLSHNFLSFSSPTYPGYSSLETNSPFSNLKELIKLDLNHNMIDSIWDDWRNLVNLKVLDLSYNRIAELTDIDLNILGPTTVDLRYNNITTIRIIGMIYMTNADASSNSIEIQLDHNPYNCDCSLYTLLEFMKRNPSAYGIAFGDAQCVTPPDLSGNKLSKLSPDQLVCQSAPCPAGCTCLARPASLTFEVYCNKSPHNLTELLPNELPDGLTSAELFLKSPVDLTSMPSYVKLVNLTGTHLADPPQLKAPTTIDLRDNNLTSAPIELLQNNCSLYLAKNPFKCDCSYKNSLEVLRDYRANILDYSLITCDNLEVISSKNIDSVCVLHYAILAISALALLTVLSISTILCYYKNRVFVRILLRKLGFTIADVLPDDIKYDAFVSFAHQDENIVTNRLLPNLEGRKKLKLCIHTRDWLGGDWIPEQIARSVDQSRCTIIVLSKHFIDSIWASFEFRTAHTKGRIVILVVDDVYLTPNLDSDLKAYITLNTYIKLDDPLVWERLNDAILVHGRGNKTLKEVKDKIAPVLLNVRLNKDGKLVNTAPGVLG, from the exons atgacCTCGGGCTGTGATGATACGATAAA ATACTGTGATGGCGCACTGCTTCTCAGCATGAATCAGTGGGTGCTACTGGCTCTGCTGGTAGCCAGCAGCCGAGGGGACACCGACCTTCT CGATCAAATATACGATTCAAACGCTTACAAATGGGTGGGGGAGGGGGTGACCTCCGGTTGCCAAGCAACCGAATTGGTAGCGAAGGTGGAGGTGTCGTGCGCCCTCCAGGGGGGCAGGATCACCTTCACTGCGGACAGCGAGGGGCAGGAACTGCAGGTTATGTGTGAG GACTCGACATACGTCTGCGATGAAATACAACAAGCGCGCCCCTATATAGCGAACGGCACCTACGTCCGTCAGACTGTCAAACGCCGCGCCGTCAGACGCGTCACGTTTGACAGCTGTCAGCCGCCGGCGCCGCTGTCATGCGCGCTCGCGCTGATCGCCGGGAGTGACGTACAGCACGTGACCTTCAAGTATTTAAACGTCAATCTGACAGCGGCGCACTTTGACGGCCTGCAGAGTGTGCAGTCTGTGGTCGTTATGAACGCGG CGCCAAACGTAACAGTACCGTACACAGCTCTAACATCGCTTAAATCGCTGCGATACTTGAAGTTCACGGGCGGTGTGTCCACACCCAGCGGTGGGACTGCGCTTCAATCGCTGAAGAAACTAGAGTTAGCAGATTCCGTTGTGCCTCTGCTGGAGAGAAGTCTGTTCAGTGGTTCACCCGACCTGGTGGTACTGTCGCTGTGGGGGGACACTGTGGGGGAGATCGCGGGGGACGCATTTTGGG ATCTCCCTCTCCTGCAGAACGTGAGCCTGAACTCCAACGGGCTAACATCCCTTCCCCCGACGCTCTTCTCAAATTCCTCCCACATCACCTACTTGGATCTGTATAATAATGACTTCAATGTGATACAGACAGACACATTTCAAGGACTGAAGGAGATAAAAGAG ATACGACTCTACGGTAACAGAGTACCGCTTCGTTTGGAAGATTCCGTTTTCGCCAACCTGCCAACACTGACCAACCTCGTATTACACGAGAACGACATCGCCAACCTGCCGCCCAATATCTTCTCGAACagcacaaacatacaaacactcAACCTCTCGCACAACAAACTGGCAACACTACACCCCATATTCGCTGGCGTCAACTTAATCACCCTGGACTTGAGCCACAACTTGTTGCAAGTGTTGCCAGCCGACGTGTTCCGCGATCAGACTAAGTTAAAGACGTTGGACATCAGCCACAATAACTTGACAGTGTTGCCTGATGAATTATTCCTAACTTTGAGTTCCTTGAACGTTTTGAGGGTAGTTGACAATAAGTTGGGACATTTGGATGG AGGAACGTTTGCCGGTCTGTCTAACTTAAATGAGTTGTACTTAGATCGCAATAACTTGCACACTTTGCATAGAAACACTTTCAACTTGATCCCGGACTTGCAT GTTCTATCCCTCTCCCACAATTTCCTCTCCTTCTCCTCCCCTACCTATCCAGGTTATTCTAGCTTGGAAACCAATTCTCCCTTCTCCAACCTGAAGGAGCTTATCAAGCTAGACCTGAACCATAATATGATAGACAGCATCTGGGACGATTGGAGGAACCTGGTCAACCTGAAGGTGCTGGATCTGTCCTACAACAGGATCGCTGAGTTGACT GACATCGATCTAAACATCCTGGGACCCACCACGGTGGACCTGCGTTACAACAACATAACAACTATCCGGATTATCGGAATGATATATATGACCAACGCGGACGCATCTTCCAACTCTATAGAGATCCAGTTGGACCACAATCCGTACAACTGCGACTGTTCGCTTTACACCCTGCTCGAGTTCATGAAACGCAATCCGAGCGCGTACGGCATCGCCTTCGGTGACGCGCAGTGTGTCACCCCGCCGGACTTATCGGGCAACAAGTTGAGCAAATTGTCGCCGGATCAGTTGGTCTGCCAGTCCGCGCCCTGCCCGGCGGGCTGCACTTGCCTCGCGCGCCCGGCGTCGCTCACTTTCGAGGTGTACTGCAACAAATCGCCGCACAACTTGACCGAGCTGTTGCCCAATGAGTTGCCCGACGGGTTGACGTCTGCCGAACTGTTCCTAAAGAGCCCCGTGGACCTAACTTCGATGCCCAGCTACGTTAAGCTTGTGAACTTAACCGGCACGCACTTGGCTGACCCGCCTCAACTTAAAGCACCGACTACGATAGACTTACGCGACAATAACTTGACGAGCGCACCAATAGAATTGCTTCAAAACAACTGCTCGCTATACTTAGCAAAAAATCCTTTCAAATGCGATTGCTCCTACAAAAACAGCTTAGAAGTGTTGAGAGATTATAGAGCGAACATTCTAGATTATTCTCTCATAACTTGCGATAATCTGGAAGTCATATCGTCTAAAAACATAGACTCCGTGTGCGTTCTGCACTACGCCATTTTAGCGATATCCGCGCTGGCCCTCCTCACGGTGCTGTCCATATCCACCATTTTGTGCTATTACAAAAACCGCGTTTTCGTCAGAATCCTCCTCCGGAAACTGGGCTTCACCATCGCTGACGTCCTTCCGGATGATATAAAATACGACGCATTTGTAAGTTTCGCGCACCAGGATGAGAATATCGTGACCAACAGACTTCTGCCCAATTTGGAGGGTAGGAAGAAATTGAAGTTATGCATACACACGCGCGACTGGCTGGGCGGCGACTGGATACCGGAGCAAATCGCTCGATCCGTCGACCAATCGCGATGCACTATTATAGTCCTCTCTAAACACTTTATCGACTCGATATGGGCTAGCTTTGAATTTAGGACAGCGCACACTAAAGGCAGAATCGTTATCCTGGTAGTTGATGACGTGTACCTAACGCCTAACCTCGATAGTGACCTTAAGGCGTATATTACTCTGAACACTTACATCAAATTAGACGACCCATTGGTATGGGAGAGGTTGAACGACGCTATTTTAGTGCATGGGCGTGGAAATAAAACTTTGAAGGAAGTGAAAGATAAGATAGCGCCGGTTCTGTTGAATGTTAGGCTGAATAAAGATGGGAAGTTGGTTAACACGGCGCCCGGGGTTTTGGGGTAG